Genomic segment of Streptomyces roseifaciens:
GACGCCCTGCCCGCGGGCTGGCTCGACGTCGTACGGCGCGTCGGCGAGGTCTTCGCCCTGGACGTGTACGGCGTCGACCTGCTCGACGTCGCCGGGAGCCCGCTCATCGTGGACGTCAACGCCTTCCCCGGCGTCCGGGGCCAGACCGGCGCCCCCGAGGCCCTGACGGACCTGACCCTGCGCACGGCAAGGGGCACTCACCTCCCGCGAACCCCCACGAGCGCCACCCCCGAGCCGGCCGCCTGCCCGCCCGCCGCCGCGACGGCGCGTAACCCTCACTGAGGTACCCGGCGGTGCCGAGCGGGCCTGAGGCGTGCAGGGCACCGCTGGTCGCGGTCGTGGGGGTTGCGCGCCGTCGCGGCGGTTTTGAATGGCGCGCCCGTTCCCCGGCAGGCCGCCGTACGAACGGCGTCGCACCGCGACCCCGCAGCCCCGGTGGAGCCGTCTGCGCGCGAACCCTCGCCCGTACAAGAGACGCGAATTCGACTCATCCGTCCCAGCCGTCCGCAATGTCACCCCCAGGGGACGGCCCCTCTCCCCACCCGTGACCGCGGCCCCGTGCCGCCGTTGACCCGGCCAGACCAGTCCTCATGCAAGCGGGGCTGCCGAAGGCCGTACGACGTTCCCACCCGGAGCGCCGGCGGGCCCGGACCGGGCTACCGACCGCCGCCCGCACGGGCCGTCGCGGCCCTTCCGACCGGCGGCCGTCTCTCGGCGCGATTCCGCGCTGTGACGGCGGGAGACGGCCGCCACACCTTCGTGAGGGACACCGACGCCGAGGTGAGGGAACCCGCATGGGCCTGCTGCGCAAGATCCGTGAGACCGGACGGGTGGCGGAGGACGCCCCGCCGCGCCCGGCGGGGAACCTGCCGCCCGGCGCCGCGGAGCTGGCCGGTTCGGCCCACGTGCGCTGCATCGACGCGGGTTCCTGTAACGGCTGCGAGATCGAGATCGCGCAGGCCTTCGGGCCGGTGTACGACGCAGAGCGCTACGGTGCCCGCCTGGTGGCCTCGCCCCGCCACGCCGACGTGGCCCTCGTGACCGGCCCCGTCACCCGCAACATGGCCGAGCCGCTGCGCCGCACCGTCGCCGCGATGTCCCGGCCCCGCCTGGTGGTCGCCGTCGGCAACTGCGCGATCGACTGCGGCGAGTTCGCCGGCGGCCACGGCGTGGAGGGCGCGGT
This window contains:
- a CDS encoding NADH-quinone oxidoreductase subunit B family protein, whose translation is MGLLRKIRETGRVAEDAPPRPAGNLPPGAAELAGSAHVRCIDAGSCNGCEIEIAQAFGPVYDAERYGARLVASPRHADVALVTGPVTRNMAEPLRRTVAAMSRPRLVVAVGNCAIDCGEFAGGHGVEGAVADVVPVDLRVPGCPPEPERIVAALRVVTGR